From the genome of Palaemon carinicauda isolate YSFRI2023 chromosome 6, ASM3689809v2, whole genome shotgun sequence, one region includes:
- the LOC137642469 gene encoding uncharacterized protein: MLSLGIKDCASMEQQPFLTRQEEESQLINSATENMKGLQLIFVCCLAAVAFANDGGNKRFFGGLNQAFGGGFGGISGGHGGGFGGGHGGGFGGINPGFGGGASQTCRRWCRTPEGQAYCCESNNEPETLPFVKPGQCPPVRPQCPPVRSFAPPQTCSNDSKCGGVDKCCFDRCLEEHVCKPPVGSGGFGGFGFGR; this comes from the exons ATGTTGTCATTAGGTATAAAGGACTGTGCTTCGATGGAACAGCAACCATTCCTCACAAGGCAAGAAGAAGAATCACAGCTCATCAACTCTGCTACGGAAAATATGAAG ggACTTCAGCTTATTTTCGTCTGCTGTCTGGCAGCTGTTGCCTTTGCAAATGATGGAGGAAATAAACGATTCTTTGGAGGATTAAACCAAGCAtttggaggaggatttggaggtaTCAGTGGAGGACATGGGGGTGGCTTTGGAGGAGGACATGGAGGTGGCTTTGGAGGAATCAACCCTGGCTTTGGAGGTGGTGCTTCCCAGACATGCAGACGTTGGTGCCGAACTCCCGAGGGACAGGCCTACTGCTGCGAGAGCAACAACGAGCCTGAAACACTTCCCTTCGTTAAGCCAGGTCAATGCCCTCCCGTAAGACCTCAGTGCCCACCCGTCAGGAGCTTTGCCCCTCCACAGACATGCTCCAATGACAGCAAGTGCGGAGGGGTCGACAAGTGCTGCTTCGACAGGTGTCTCGAGGAACACGTTTGCAAACCCCCTGTTGGATCTGGAGGCTTCGGTGGATTCGGTTTTGGAAGATAA
- the LOC137642005 gene encoding uncharacterized protein — MKGLQLLYVCCLAAVAFANDKNNGGNKRFFGGLNQGFGGGNQGFGGGFGGISGGHGSGFGGGHGSGFGGINQGFGGGASQTCRRWCRTPEGQAYCCESNNEPETLPFVKPGQCPPVRPQCPPVRSFAPPQTCSNDSKCGGVDKCCFDRCLEEHVCKPPVGSGGFGGFGFGR; from the exons ATGAAG gGACTTCAGCTTTTATACGTCTGCTGTCTGGCAGCTGTTGCCTTcgcaaatgataaaaataatggagGAAATAAACGATTCTTTGGAGGATTAAACCAAGGTTTCGGTGGCGGTAATCAAGGATTTGGTGGTGGTTTTGGAGGTATCAGTGGAGGCCATGGCAGTGGCTTTGGAGGAGGTCATGGAAGTGGCTTTGGAGGTATTAACCAAGGCTTTGGAGGCGGTGCTTCTCAGACATGCAGACGTTGGTGCCGAACTCCCGAGGGACAGGCCTACTGCTGCGAGAGCAACAACGAGCCTGAAACCCTTCCCTTCGTCAAGCCAGGTCAATGCCCTCCCGTAAGGCCTCAGTGCCCACCCGTCAGGAGCTTTGCCCCTCCACAGACATGTTCCAATGACAGCAAGTGCGGAGGCGTCGACAAGTGCTGCTTCGACAGGTGTCTCGAGGAACACGTGTGCAAACCCCCTGTTGGATCTGGAGGCTTCGGTGGATTCGGTTTTGGAAGATAA
- the LOC137642473 gene encoding small cysteine and glycine repeat-containing protein 8-like isoform X1 has product MKGLQLVFVCCVAAVAFAQDKNNGGDKRFLGGLNQAFGGLNQGFGGGFGGISGGHGGGFGGINPGFGGGFGGGASQTCRRWCRTPEGQAYCCESNNEPETLPFVKPGQCPPVRPQCPPVRSFAPPQTCSNDSKCGGVDKCCFDRCLEEHVCKPPVGSGGFGGFGFGR; this is encoded by the exons ATGAAG GGACTTCAGCTTGTTTTCGTTTGCTGTGTGGCAGCTGTTGCCTTCGCACAGGATAAAAATAATGGAGGTGATAAACGATTCCTTGGAGGATTAAACCAAGCTTTCGGTGGACTAAACCAAGGATTTGGTGGTGGTTTTGGAGGTATCAGTGGAGGCCATGGAGGTGGCTTTGGAGGAATCAACCCAGGTTTCGGAGGGGGCTTTGGTGGAGGCGCTTCACAGACATGCAGACGTTGGTGCCGAACTCCCGAGGGACAGGCCTACTGCTGCGAGAGCAACAACGAGCCTGAAACCCTTCCCTTCGTCAAGCCAGGTCAATGCCCTCCCGTAAGACCTCAGTGCCCACCCGTCAGGAGCTTTGCTCCTCCGCAGACATGCTCCAATGACAGCAAGTGCGGAGGCGTCGACAAGTGCTGCTTCGACAGGTGTCTCGAGGAACACGTATGCAAACCCCCTGTGGGATCTGGAGGCTTCGGTGGATTCGGTTTTGGAAGATAA
- the LOC137642473 gene encoding uncharacterized protein isoform X2, translated as MKGLQLVFVCCVAAVAFAQDKNNGGDKRFLGGLNQAFGGLNQGFGGGFGGISGGHGGGFGGGASQTCRRWCRTPEGQAYCCESNNEPETLPFVKPGQCPPVRPQCPPVRSFAPPQTCSNDSKCGGVDKCCFDRCLEEHVCKPPVGSGGFGGFGFGR; from the exons ATGAAG GGACTTCAGCTTGTTTTCGTTTGCTGTGTGGCAGCTGTTGCCTTCGCACAGGATAAAAATAATGGAGGTGATAAACGATTCCTTGGAGGATTAAACCAAGCTTTCGGTGGACTAAACCAAGGATTTGGTGGTGGTTTTGGAGGTATCAGTGGAGGCCATGGAG GGGGCTTTGGTGGAGGCGCTTCACAGACATGCAGACGTTGGTGCCGAACTCCCGAGGGACAGGCCTACTGCTGCGAGAGCAACAACGAGCCTGAAACCCTTCCCTTCGTCAAGCCAGGTCAATGCCCTCCCGTAAGACCTCAGTGCCCACCCGTCAGGAGCTTTGCTCCTCCGCAGACATGCTCCAATGACAGCAAGTGCGGAGGCGTCGACAAGTGCTGCTTCGACAGGTGTCTCGAGGAACACGTATGCAAACCCCCTGTGGGATCTGGAGGCTTCGGTGGATTCGGTTTTGGAAGATAA